The nucleotide window aaaaaaaaaaaaaaaaatatatatatatatatatatatatatatatatatatatatatatatatatatatatatatcatcagAGTCATATCAgcaaaaatttatacacacatcaggaaaagaaaaatagtatgatgtagtataatataataattcaatatataatacaatatacaatatattgtaataatatatatactgtatagaaataaatgtaagtACTTCGTCcaaatcttttattttgaaaatcaTTGCAGCGTGTTCTTAAGCGCCAGGCTGACGTCACACAACATGTCAACGTTGAGTTGGCGGGAGTCGCGAGTCGCGTCTGTTCTGTTTACACTCTGTAGCTCATTCACActtgtgtttgtattttgttcTGGCTGTAGTCTGACACGTGTTATCGCTATTTTATGAGCTCCACAATATGACGGATAAGACCACCTGAGTAAAGCCGGGCTCGGCAGTTTCAGGGCGCCTCATGGAGGCTGTTCTGCAGAACGTGGAGAGCACTGTGGAGCTTTTGGCGGTTTCTCGGACTGACTGTGTGGCTGAGTGGGACGGTGAGACAGTGAACAGGGCTTTTCAGTGGGCACAATACTGCGAACATGTTCATACTCGCTTCCACACGAACCCGTCAGTCCGAGCCGCGTTGGAGAGCCGTCTGCGCGAGACTAATCAGCAGCTGGCGCGCGCGTTCTCCGGTTACCGGAGTCTGGCTCTGTCTGATCTGGCGCAGTGCCGCCACATGCTACTTGTTGGTCTTTTGAAAAACCCCGCGACTCCACACCCTGTAATAAAGTCGCTTTTGGACAAGTTTGTGCAGGCTGAAGATGCTCAGTTGTCAGGCCTCAGTGTGTGTAGGTCAGCGTGTAAACTCCTGGGAGACTTTACACTCAACCGGAAGAGTGACTGTGGCCTCTCTGCTGTCACACAGGTTCACGGCTCCATGCTCATACACCGCATCCAGGCCATACAGAGCCGCCCAGGCAACCAGGCATACGCTACACAATTACTGGACTGTTTGCTGAAGGACAGTGGAGATATACAGGACAGCTTTTTGGCACTTCTAGCAGCTGCCCTACTGTCAACAGACTTAATGAGTGAAGACACTGCAGTTCAAGATCTTCTGCTTGAATGGTTAGAAGGACATAATGACTTATTGCAGAGCATGTATCAGTCTTTACCTTCTGAATTGTGCACCAAGCTTTCTCAACGATTGCCCAAATTTAGGCTTGCTTATTGGGACAGTTTAAAAAAGTCAGCTTCCTCCTTGGTGTATGATGTGAGCAATGGATTATGGATACAGCCTTGTGACACTGCAGTGTCGTTTCAGATGCTCACAGAGCGGTTTAAGTCATTATGGAGTTCAGGGT belongs to Clarias gariepinus isolate MV-2021 ecotype Netherlands chromosome 2, CGAR_prim_01v2, whole genome shotgun sequence and includes:
- the fancf gene encoding Fanconi anemia group F protein, with the protein product MEAVLQNVESTVELLAVSRTDCVAEWDGETVNRAFQWAQYCEHVHTRFHTNPSVRAALESRLRETNQQLARAFSGYRSLALSDLAQCRHMLLVGLLKNPATPHPVIKSLLDKFVQAEDAQLSGLSVCRSACKLLGDFTLNRKSDCGLSAVTQVHGSMLIHRIQAIQSRPGNQAYATQLLDCLLKDSGDIQDSFLALLAAALLSTDLMSEDTAVQDLLLEWLEGHNDLLQSMYQSLPSELCTKLSQRLPKFRLAYWDSLKKSASSLVYDVSNGLWIQPCDTAVSFQMLTERFKSLWSSGSALKEETEKQLITLKQADGDFEVEGLSVWTDLLVRLK